From Pongo pygmaeus isolate AG05252 chromosome 22, NHGRI_mPonPyg2-v2.0_pri, whole genome shotgun sequence, one genomic window encodes:
- the KCNE2 gene encoding potassium voltage-gated channel subfamily E member 2 isoform X2, producing MSTLSNFTQTLEDVFRRIFITYMDNWRQNTTAEQEALQAKVDAENFYYVILYLMVMIGMFSFIIVAILVSTVKSKRREHSNDPYHQYIVEDWQEKYKSQILNLEESKATIHENIGVAGFKMSP from the coding sequence ATGTCTACTTTATCCAATTTCACACAGACTCTGGAAGACGTCTTCCGAAGGATTTTTATTACTTATATGGACAATTGGCGCCAGAACACGACAGCTGAGCAAGAGGCCCTCCAAGCCAAAGTTGATGCTGAGAACTTCTACTATGTCATCCTGTACCTCATGGTGATGATTGGAATGTTCTCTTTCATTATCGTGGCCATCCTGGTGAGCACTGTGAAATCCAAGAGACGGGAACACTCCAATGACCCCTACCACCAGTACATTGTAGAGGACTGGCAGGAAAAGTACAAGAGCCAAATCTTGAATCTAGAAGAATCGAAGGCCACCATCCATGAGAACATTGGTGTGGCTGGGTTCAAAATGTCCCCCTGA
- the SMIM11 gene encoding small integral membrane protein 11, translating into MNWKVLEHVPLLLYILAAKTLILCLAFAGVKIYQRKRLEAKQQKLEAERKKQSEKKDN; encoded by the exons ATGAATTGGAAG GTTCTTGAGCACGTGCCCCTGCTGCTGTATATCTTGGCAGCAAAAACATTAATTCTCTGCCTGGCATTTGCTGGAGTGAAAATATACCAAAGAAAAAGGTTggaagcaaaacaacaaaaactagagGCTGAAAGGAAGAAGCAATCAGAGAAAAAAGATAACTGA